The following coding sequences lie in one Methanothermobacter sp. MT-2 genomic window:
- a CDS encoding methyl-coenzyme M reductase component A2-like protein, which produces MIRIENLSKTYKLETGEKFKAIDNISLEVEEGEILGIIGMSGAGKSTLLRILRGVEPFDEGTLILDDIKVTPESKPYDFTKLKKATAIHLQRSFGLWAETSIENVLRKFYGAKYGDESLTDFKRAYDEFGEEAMKLLKIVGLDHKADHFAPVLSGGEKQRLIIARQLAKKPKVLLLDEPATMSCPRTKQEILDAIKKVNNELGITVVLVSHLPEVHEYLADRLILMEEGKIIDEGEPEKIIKEFLRDIEPPEKIKIRKWNKPILKVRDLRKKFVLLKGGTVLEMENINFNVNKGEIVSIIGPSGAGKTVLLRMIGGLDYPEDGQVKFKLNNEWINMHEPGIKRMHIRRKMGFMHQEFALIHHATIRDQIAARLGVKGEKVVDRAKKRAEKLGISDKVLDVLYQLTDLPEEEAKHRLEKIGLSSKILEELFPKFPDKEVKKYAKPIFEALDLPLDILDRKSYELSGGQKVRAALALVMASQPEVLILDEPFGDLDPITLRLVSNSLKKINREFNTTIIMVSHHIDFIKELSTRAVMIEDGKLTMDGEPKRLCEEFIQKSKAEYLLRAHTHI; this is translated from the coding sequence TTGATAAGGATAGAAAATCTATCAAAAACTTACAAACTAGAAACAGGGGAAAAATTCAAGGCAATAGACAATATCAGCCTAGAAGTCGAAGAGGGGGAGATTCTTGGGATAATCGGGATGAGTGGAGCGGGTAAAAGCACCTTACTGCGCATATTAAGGGGTGTTGAACCATTCGATGAAGGAACCCTAATCCTCGACGACATAAAAGTGACACCAGAATCCAAACCATATGATTTCACCAAACTTAAAAAGGCCACAGCAATCCACCTCCAAAGATCATTCGGATTATGGGCCGAGACAAGCATAGAAAATGTTCTAAGGAAATTCTATGGTGCAAAGTATGGTGACGAGTCGCTCACAGACTTCAAAAGAGCCTATGACGAATTCGGCGAGGAAGCCATGAAACTACTCAAGATAGTGGGCCTAGACCATAAAGCAGATCATTTCGCCCCAGTACTCAGCGGAGGAGAGAAACAACGTCTCATAATCGCAAGACAACTCGCAAAAAAACCAAAGGTGCTATTACTGGATGAACCGGCCACGATGTCATGTCCAAGAACAAAACAAGAAATACTAGACGCGATAAAAAAAGTGAACAATGAACTTGGCATAACAGTCGTGCTGGTCTCGCACCTGCCAGAAGTCCACGAATACCTAGCAGACAGACTAATACTCATGGAAGAAGGTAAAATAATAGACGAGGGAGAACCAGAAAAGATCATAAAAGAATTCCTCCGAGACATAGAACCGCCAGAAAAGATAAAAATCAGAAAATGGAACAAGCCCATACTAAAAGTTAGAGATCTTCGAAAAAAATTCGTCCTACTAAAAGGGGGAACAGTACTCGAAATGGAAAACATAAACTTCAACGTGAACAAAGGCGAAATAGTATCCATAATAGGACCCAGCGGAGCCGGTAAAACAGTACTATTAAGGATGATCGGAGGATTAGACTATCCAGAAGACGGCCAAGTAAAATTCAAATTAAACAATGAATGGATCAACATGCACGAACCAGGAATCAAAAGGATGCACATACGCAGAAAAATGGGTTTCATGCACCAGGAATTCGCACTAATACACCATGCAACCATCAGAGACCAGATAGCAGCGAGACTGGGTGTGAAAGGAGAAAAAGTCGTGGACCGGGCGAAAAAACGGGCCGAGAAGCTGGGTATAAGTGACAAAGTCTTAGATGTCCTCTACCAACTAACAGACCTCCCAGAAGAAGAAGCCAAACACAGACTAGAAAAAATAGGATTATCATCAAAAATCCTAGAAGAACTATTCCCAAAATTCCCAGACAAAGAAGTTAAAAAATATGCGAAACCCATCTTCGAAGCCTTGGATCTTCCATTAGACATCCTAGACCGGAAATCATATGAACTCTCAGGGGGCCAGAAGGTTAGAGCAGCCCTAGCGCTTGTGATGGCATCACAACCAGAAGTTCTCATACTAGACGAGCCATTCGGCGACCTAGACCCTATAACTTTACGTCTAGTCTCAAACTCCCTTAAAAAGATAAACAGGGAATTCAACACAACGATAATAATGGTAAGCCACCACATCGACTTCATCAAAGAGTTAAGCACAAGGGCTGTGATGATTGAAGACGGCAAACTAACAATGGATGGAGAACCCAAAAGATTGTGTGAAGAATTCATCCAAAAAAGTAAAGCAGAATATCTGCTCAGGGCACACACCCACATATAA
- a CDS encoding molybdenum cofactor biosynthesis protein, translating into MLVKITKDKYEFTLPQLIEHIKKSPYIEESGAIFTFEGIMRRIDNEKVEKLKISVENPEEAEEKLKNMIKEIKEKHDVKDVAVVHFLGEFHASETLFMVVVAGAHRQETIGALSEIIERTKKEIGFRKEEYTKEGKRVILSGG; encoded by the coding sequence ATGCTTGTGAAGATTACAAAAGACAAATATGAATTCACCCTACCTCAACTTATAGAACATATAAAAAAGAGTCCCTATATTGAGGAGTCAGGGGCCATATTCACCTTTGAGGGTATAATGAGAAGAATAGATAATGAAAAGGTGGAAAAACTTAAAATTTCCGTCGAAAACCCAGAAGAAGCCGAGGAAAAACTAAAAAACATGATAAAAGAGATAAAAGAGAAACATGATGTGAAGGATGTTGCAGTCGTCCACTTCCTCGGCGAATTCCACGCCTCAGAGACACTATTCATGGTCGTGGTGGCTGGAGCGCACCGCCAAGAAACCATAGGAGCTCTCAGTGAGATAATCGAGAGGACTAAAAAGGAGATAGGATTCAGAAAAGAAGAATATACAAAAGAGGGTAAACGGGTCATCCTCTCAGGCGGATAA
- a CDS encoding pseudomurein endosiopeptidase: MERLTLEQYRDMVNEILEFKNQTGMLPEYAIVDGKKIRKEHYIDMIERVNKFILEMGRNPRTVDIKSQDPQVY; this comes from the coding sequence ATGGAGCGTTTGACGCTAGAGCAATATCGTGACATGGTTAACGAGATATTAGAATTCAAAAACCAGACAGGCATGCTCCCTGAATACGCCATCGTTGATGGGAAAAAAATCCGAAAGGAACACTACATTGACATGATAGAACGAGTGAACAAGTTCATACTCGAAATGGGGAGGAACCCGCGGACAGTTGATATCAAATCCCAAGATCCTCAGGTTTATTAA
- a CDS encoding PEP-utilizing protein → MELIKGIGASPYIRSGRVKKIESFKDMMSIEGGEIIVTDRVSRDMLPQLKRVGAVVTDYGGLTSHVAITLRELKIPCVVGTEKATEILEEDMVVTVDGKTGNIYEGVMEWEEIIEELPLEETATMLMTNLNLPSIADRIAPYADGIGSVRIEHMVIETGKHPYRLLEEGRLTDVLKKGLEFIVESFYPKPVWFRTFDIPTDELRNLQGGSVEPNEPNPLLGFRGIYKDLRDVEVLKAEFKAIREIIDDGYSNIGLKFPFVRDESEYVAAKKILEDCDLKAHRDLEVGLSVETPSAALQIEEFIDYGVDFVSIGMSDLTMCSLAVDRRGVKVAKLFDLTHPAPIGLVNNVIRICSNNGVKTCVAGYAATDYRIVEKLIKMGVDGISTNPDQLLKMRVFIARIEKSIIIESSRKIG, encoded by the coding sequence ATGGAACTTATCAAGGGCATAGGGGCCAGCCCCTATATTAGAAGTGGTCGAGTGAAAAAGATAGAATCATTCAAGGACATGATGTCTATTGAGGGTGGGGAGATCATAGTAACAGATAGGGTATCCAGGGATATGTTACCCCAATTGAAGAGAGTGGGTGCTGTTGTAACAGATTATGGTGGTCTTACAAGTCATGTTGCTATTACATTGCGTGAACTTAAGATACCATGTGTGGTGGGGACTGAGAAGGCCACTGAGATTCTAGAGGAGGATATGGTGGTTACAGTTGATGGTAAAACTGGTAATATTTATGAGGGTGTGATGGAATGGGAGGAAATTATAGAGGAGCTTCCCTTAGAAGAAACTGCGACGATGCTAATGACAAATTTGAATCTTCCATCGATTGCAGATAGGATAGCGCCTTATGCTGATGGTATAGGATCGGTTAGAATAGAACATATGGTTATAGAAACTGGTAAGCATCCTTATAGGCTTCTGGAGGAGGGTAGGTTAACTGATGTGCTCAAGAAGGGTCTTGAATTTATAGTTGAATCATTTTATCCCAAGCCGGTATGGTTTAGAACCTTTGATATTCCCACTGATGAATTAAGGAATCTTCAAGGCGGTAGTGTTGAGCCTAACGAGCCAAACCCACTGTTAGGTTTTAGGGGGATCTACAAAGATCTTAGAGATGTTGAAGTCTTGAAGGCGGAGTTTAAAGCTATAAGAGAGATCATAGATGATGGGTATTCTAATATTGGTCTTAAATTCCCATTCGTAAGGGATGAGAGTGAATATGTAGCCGCCAAAAAAATACTAGAAGATTGCGATTTAAAAGCGCATCGGGATCTTGAGGTCGGATTATCTGTGGAAACACCATCAGCTGCCCTGCAAATTGAAGAGTTCATAGATTATGGTGTTGATTTTGTATCTATTGGGATGAGCGATCTTACCATGTGCAGCCTTGCAGTTGACCGCAGGGGTGTGAAGGTTGCTAAACTTTTTGATTTAACCCATCCAGCTCCTATAGGACTTGTAAATAATGTTATCAGAATCTGCTCTAATAATGGTGTGAAAACTTGTGTGGCGGGATATGCGGCGACAGATTATAGGATTGTGGAAAAACTTATAAAAATGGGCGTGGATGGGATATCAACGAACCCTGATCAATTATTAAAGATGAGGGTTTTCATTGCAAGGATAGAAAAAAGCATAATAATAGAATCTTCAAGAAAAATAGGCTAA
- a CDS encoding putative phosphohydrolase, producing the protein MKFIRDSIHGNLQVDDFEVKLIDTPQLQRLRRIRQLGFTNLVYPGANHTRFEHSIGTMHLASKLADQISLEKDKKQILRICALLHDLGHGPFSHVSEAVIPDSHEELTIKLIRESIISDIISEKFNLKEVEATIRGEKVLGQAISGEIDVDRMDYLLRDSHYTGVAYGIIDVERLIQNLKIEDDLILDKKGVPAAESALLARYFMYPSVYQHHTTRIVNAMFRRCLKRLISEDKMDPKRIYHYDDMDIITMCRREKGIIGDMIKRLDRRDLLKRAATIRLNELEDPERIFKITKSEIKDAELEIAEDLKIDPDYLIIDVPEYPAFDEMKTQVDSGDAIVKLSDISSLVRALRDARFNHADLCIYTTAEESVKFKDFNFYDYLNLPKKMKKHEKQLRLKMPNPNFGEEK; encoded by the coding sequence ATGAAATTTATAAGGGATAGCATACATGGTAACCTCCAAGTAGATGATTTCGAAGTCAAATTAATAGACACTCCACAATTACAAAGGCTTAGAAGAATAAGACAGTTGGGATTCACAAACCTTGTATACCCAGGTGCAAACCATACAAGATTTGAACATTCCATAGGAACCATGCACCTCGCCTCAAAACTAGCAGACCAAATCAGCCTAGAAAAAGATAAAAAACAGATACTAAGAATATGCGCACTCCTACACGACCTTGGCCATGGACCATTCTCACATGTATCAGAAGCTGTTATCCCAGATTCCCACGAGGAACTCACAATAAAACTGATAAGAGAATCTATAATATCAGATATAATCTCAGAAAAATTCAACCTAAAGGAAGTAGAGGCCACGATAAGGGGGGAGAAAGTTCTTGGACAAGCCATATCTGGTGAAATAGACGTTGATAGGATGGATTATCTTCTAAGGGACTCCCATTATACTGGGGTGGCCTATGGTATCATAGACGTTGAAAGGTTAATCCAGAACCTCAAAATCGAGGACGATCTGATACTAGACAAAAAAGGCGTTCCAGCCGCGGAATCAGCGCTTCTTGCACGCTATTTCATGTATCCGAGCGTCTATCAGCATCATACCACAAGGATAGTGAATGCGATGTTCAGAAGATGCCTTAAAAGGCTCATAAGCGAGGACAAGATGGATCCCAAACGCATATACCATTATGATGACATGGATATCATAACAATGTGCAGAAGAGAAAAAGGAATCATAGGTGACATGATAAAAAGACTAGACAGAAGAGACCTTCTAAAAAGAGCCGCTACAATAAGATTAAACGAACTAGAAGATCCTGAGAGGATATTCAAGATCACAAAATCAGAAATAAAAGATGCGGAACTGGAAATAGCAGAAGATTTGAAAATAGACCCAGATTATCTTATAATAGACGTGCCAGAATACCCCGCTTTCGATGAGATGAAAACCCAGGTAGACAGCGGAGATGCCATAGTAAAACTCAGCGACATTTCAAGTCTCGTCAGAGCATTAAGAGATGCGAGATTCAACCACGCAGACCTTTGCATTTACACAACAGCAGAAGAATCAGTAAAATTCAAGGACTTCAACTTCTATGATTATCTTAACCTCCCCAAAAAGATGAAAAAGCACGAGAAACAATTACGATTAAAGATGCCAAACCCAAATTTCGGGGAAGAAAAATGA
- a CDS encoding probable cobalt-precorrin-6Y C(15)-methyltransferase [decarboxylating] — translation MIPDEEFIKDDRVPGPTKEEIRCLVLCKAEIKGDEIIADIGCGTGGFTLEFAKRTRRVYAIDKDPRAVELTRKNLLKHGLTDNVKLINDDAESALKKLEDLDIIIIGGSGGKLPKLIGLAAEKLKMDGKIIVTSILLETKIEAVQKFKKLGFKLGIIDVNIARGQIIKRGTMMLANNPVSIIWGMR, via the coding sequence ATGATACCAGATGAAGAATTCATAAAAGACGATAGAGTGCCGGGACCCACAAAGGAAGAAATAAGATGTCTAGTTTTATGCAAAGCTGAAATCAAAGGTGATGAAATCATCGCTGATATCGGCTGCGGCACCGGAGGTTTCACACTAGAATTTGCAAAAAGAACCCGCAGGGTATATGCAATAGACAAGGATCCGCGGGCAGTGGAACTTACAAGGAAAAACCTCCTAAAACATGGACTCACAGACAATGTTAAACTCATTAATGATGATGCAGAAAGCGCCCTTAAAAAACTGGAAGATCTTGACATTATAATCATCGGAGGCAGCGGAGGCAAACTTCCAAAACTGATAGGATTAGCCGCCGAAAAACTTAAAATGGATGGGAAGATTATAGTGACCTCAATACTCCTCGAGACAAAGATAGAGGCTGTTCAAAAATTCAAGAAACTCGGATTCAAACTTGGGATCATAGATGTTAATATTGCGCGTGGACAAATCATAAAAAGGGGTACCATGATGCTAGCCAACAATCCTGTATCTATCATATGGGGGATGCGATGA
- a CDS encoding nicotinamide-nucleotide adenylyltransferase: protein MQPFHNGHLEVIKRILSEVDELIICIGSAQLSHSLRDPFTAGERIMMVTKALSENSIPASRYYVIPVQDIECNAVWVAHIEMLTPPFDKVYSGNPLVQRLFHEAGYKISAPPLYYRDKYSGTIVRERMLTDSDWKSLVPEAVANVIKEIKGVERLKHLSKKEISEVVSDACEDYKRQI, encoded by the coding sequence ATGCAACCATTCCATAATGGACACTTGGAAGTTATAAAGAGGATCCTAAGTGAGGTTGATGAACTCATCATATGTATTGGCAGCGCACAGTTAAGCCACTCCCTCAGGGATCCATTCACAGCCGGTGAAAGGATTATGATGGTGACAAAAGCCCTTAGCGAGAATAGCATACCTGCCTCGCGCTACTATGTCATACCAGTACAGGATATTGAATGTAATGCTGTGTGGGTAGCCCATATTGAAATGTTAACACCACCATTTGATAAGGTTTATAGTGGGAACCCACTTGTCCAGAGGCTATTCCATGAGGCTGGCTATAAGATTAGCGCACCCCCACTCTACTACCGGGACAAATATTCAGGCACTATCGTCAGGGAAAGGATGCTAACCGACAGCGACTGGAAATCACTTGTACCAGAAGCTGTTGCAAATGTTATAAAAGAGATAAAAGGCGTTGAAAGGTTAAAACACCTATCAAAAAAAGAGATAAGCGAGGTGGTCTCAGATGCTTGTGAAGATTACAAAAGACAAATATGA
- a CDS encoding sensory transduction regulatory protein, with the protein MYVLVESDDPILREFLESHYILVRDASKADLIIADTNKIKSIKNLKLPIILISEAPDVKISNEIKPVAHLIKPIDWQELKYAIKLGIYKDKVEKLLPVFREYQKIFDTSLEGVCIFDSNGKIIYSNRQLGKFLEYPPAEIIGKNILELIHPTDKIIGKSILNSCEKKMAGKHEIRFIKSNGETCFLIFSGTPIIDDTYKGAFCMFTNITKHKILEKNLKRTNKFLKILDEINRTTMKTKTIKELMASTCKILAKNRPYKYIGVLDKDHRIIHERGRRPAKPKGYIGEDTTIIELQVENRPWGFLYIKGEVEADELMILEDIASTLSFAIEKSLAEDKLRESELNYRELFESAGDAILILEGYTFIECNDKTLKIFNAKREDIIGKSPWELSPEYQEDGEKSEEKAKKLIEETLREGGGQFRWIHEKKTGEPFYAHVSLTSIPRRGQIIAIVRDITDVIETGKFLNAERRKFRDLIDSLPDAVFAVDKKGRIIAWNKGTEDMTGTPAEEMLGRGGHAYGIPFYGKPRPVLLDLLFEDLPEIEKLYKNVRREDDNIYGEVYLPNIYNGRGGYLQLKVSPLYDDKGEIIGAIEIIRDITPLKVTEKKLVDELAVTTSLTSLYPQMVSPETTKEDIANRILDELLKVTGSMGGFITCYGNRLASQGKLTGTPDKILSTPIVIGDQKIGYIILEKEKFSEFDIKTVKIFAEYYGLTIHRLEYDEKLRRHQQRLKILNKLIKKSRTDDLHEFLKNVIDIIVDDLKFETGIIKLHGKTLYKRGSIIPGEENPEDVLIKKKGKKTILKIPLKSHEETIGMIEAQTHGISPREDFMRLFATEITDAVSRINMQAEIKKSLHEKEVLLKEVHHRVKNNLQIIASLLSLQSKYCENEEVKNILADSQARIKSLALVHEKLYKTETLAHISSKEYLESLASDLVNFQVQKPLMIRLETDIDDIPLEMDKCIPLGLITNELVRNSIKHAFTEKGGIISIKFKHQDTRCYFEISDNGRGLPEDFDIEKLSSLGLQLVVNLIRQLDGKLEIESDGGTSFKIRFPI; encoded by the coding sequence ATGTATGTTTTAGTTGAAAGTGATGATCCTATTTTAAGGGAGTTTCTAGAATCTCATTATATATTAGTTAGGGATGCATCAAAGGCAGATCTTATCATAGCTGACACCAACAAAATAAAAAGCATCAAAAACCTCAAATTACCTATCATATTAATCAGTGAAGCTCCAGATGTGAAAATCTCCAATGAGATCAAACCAGTAGCACATCTTATAAAACCCATAGATTGGCAGGAACTCAAATATGCCATAAAACTTGGCATATACAAGGATAAAGTGGAAAAATTGCTCCCAGTATTCAGAGAATACCAGAAGATATTTGACACAAGCCTCGAGGGCGTTTGCATTTTCGACAGCAACGGGAAAATAATATATTCCAATAGACAATTAGGAAAATTCCTAGAATATCCACCCGCCGAAATCATAGGAAAAAACATACTGGAACTTATACACCCCACAGATAAAATCATCGGAAAAAGCATACTCAACTCCTGTGAAAAGAAGATGGCTGGAAAACATGAAATCCGCTTCATTAAAAGTAATGGGGAAACATGCTTCCTAATATTTTCTGGGACGCCAATAATAGACGACACCTACAAGGGCGCCTTCTGCATGTTCACCAACATAACAAAACATAAAATACTCGAAAAAAATCTTAAAAGAACCAACAAATTCCTCAAAATCCTCGATGAAATCAACCGCACAACCATGAAAACAAAAACTATAAAAGAATTAATGGCCAGCACTTGCAAGATACTTGCAAAAAACAGACCATACAAGTATATTGGAGTCTTAGACAAGGATCATAGGATAATCCACGAAAGAGGGAGAAGACCAGCCAAACCTAAAGGCTACATTGGAGAGGATACTACTATCATAGAACTTCAAGTGGAGAATAGGCCTTGGGGTTTTCTCTATATAAAAGGGGAAGTTGAAGCGGATGAATTAATGATACTTGAGGATATAGCATCCACGCTCTCATTTGCAATAGAAAAAAGCCTGGCAGAGGATAAACTAAGGGAAAGTGAGTTAAATTACAGGGAACTTTTTGAAAGTGCAGGGGATGCAATACTCATCCTAGAAGGGTACACTTTCATAGAATGTAACGATAAAACCCTTAAAATTTTCAATGCAAAAAGGGAGGATATAATAGGCAAAAGCCCATGGGAATTATCACCTGAATACCAGGAAGATGGTGAAAAATCGGAAGAAAAGGCAAAAAAGTTAATAGAGGAGACTCTTAGGGAGGGTGGTGGCCAGTTCAGATGGATTCATGAGAAAAAGACTGGTGAACCATTCTATGCCCATGTTTCCCTTACCAGTATCCCTAGGAGAGGTCAGATCATCGCCATAGTACGTGATATAACAGATGTTATCGAAACAGGGAAGTTTTTGAATGCGGAACGTCGAAAATTCAGAGACCTTATAGATTCATTACCAGATGCTGTTTTTGCAGTGGATAAAAAAGGACGGATTATAGCATGGAACAAGGGAACAGAGGATATGACAGGAACCCCAGCAGAAGAAATGCTTGGAAGAGGCGGCCATGCATATGGAATACCATTCTATGGAAAACCCAGACCAGTACTATTAGATTTGCTTTTTGAAGATTTGCCAGAAATCGAAAAACTTTATAAAAATGTTCGACGCGAAGATGATAACATTTATGGAGAGGTTTACCTTCCAAACATTTACAATGGACGGGGAGGCTACCTACAACTTAAAGTTTCACCATTATATGATGATAAAGGAGAGATCATAGGTGCTATCGAGATTATAAGGGACATAACCCCTCTTAAGGTTACCGAGAAGAAGCTAGTGGATGAACTCGCAGTTACAACCAGTCTAACCAGCCTATACCCCCAGATGGTTTCGCCGGAGACTACAAAGGAAGATATAGCCAATCGCATACTTGATGAACTTTTGAAGGTCACAGGGAGTATGGGAGGTTTCATAACCTGCTATGGTAATAGGCTCGCATCACAAGGAAAATTAACAGGCACCCCAGATAAAATCTTATCCACCCCAATAGTCATAGGAGACCAGAAGATAGGATATATAATCTTGGAAAAGGAAAAATTCAGCGAATTTGATATTAAAACCGTTAAAATATTCGCTGAATACTATGGACTTACAATTCACCGCCTAGAATATGATGAAAAACTTAGAAGACACCAACAACGATTAAAGATACTTAACAAACTCATAAAAAAATCAAGAACAGATGACCTGCACGAGTTCCTTAAAAATGTAATCGATATTATAGTAGATGATCTGAAATTCGAAACCGGAATCATAAAATTACATGGAAAAACATTATACAAGAGAGGATCAATAATCCCAGGAGAGGAGAACCCAGAAGATGTTCTTATTAAGAAAAAAGGCAAGAAGACAATCCTTAAGATACCCCTAAAGTCACATGAAGAGACCATAGGTATGATAGAAGCCCAAACCCATGGAATATCACCCAGAGAAGATTTCATGAGGTTATTCGCCACTGAGATAACTGATGCTGTTTCAAGGATAAACATGCAAGCAGAAATCAAAAAATCACTCCATGAAAAAGAAGTTCTGCTTAAAGAAGTCCATCATCGAGTGAAAAACAACCTTCAAATCATAGCAAGCCTACTATCATTACAATCCAAATACTGTGAAAACGAAGAAGTGAAAAATATCCTAGCAGACAGCCAGGCTAGGATAAAATCCCTCGCACTAGTACATGAAAAACTCTACAAGACAGAAACACTCGCCCATATAAGTTCAAAAGAATACCTGGAAAGCCTTGCAAGTGATCTTGTAAACTTCCAAGTTCAAAAACCATTAATGATACGCCTAGAGACAGACATAGATGATATTCCACTTGAAATGGACAAATGCATACCCCTAGGACTCATAACAAACGAATTAGTGAGAAACTCCATTAAACACGCGTTCACAGAAAAAGGGGGTATTATCAGCATAAAATTTAAACACCAGGATACGAGATGCTATTTTGAAATCTCGGATAATGGCAGGGGCCTCCCAGAAGATTTCGATATTGAAAAATTATCATCACTGGGCCTTCAACTCGTAGTAAACCTTATCAGGCAATTAGATGGTAAATTAGAGATAGAATCTGATGGGGGGACATCATTTAAGATTAGATTCCCCATTTAG
- a CDS encoding probable molybdenum cofactor guanylyltransferase, giving the protein MGKDKGLIVFDGEPLIVRILDKLKDYFDELLLVLRDDEQEREYLKVLKDYGNVKIFTDVIKGQGPLGGLLTGLLKVNSAHALVVPCDSPFITRGFIENCLKIDLRDYDAIVPVWDDGRIEPLHAIYSKRIVDRIYKLLSKDERRASALVKIINSRLIPVDELDPSLESFRNVNKPEDLGI; this is encoded by the coding sequence ATGGGAAAAGATAAAGGTCTTATAGTTTTTGATGGCGAGCCTCTCATAGTTAGGATCCTTGATAAACTTAAAGATTATTTTGATGAACTTCTACTCGTTTTAAGGGACGATGAACAAGAAAGAGAATATCTCAAGGTACTTAAAGATTATGGGAATGTGAAAATCTTCACAGATGTCATAAAGGGGCAAGGACCACTAGGGGGGCTTTTAACAGGACTCTTAAAAGTAAATTCGGCGCATGCTCTTGTTGTACCTTGTGATTCCCCATTTATAACAAGGGGATTTATAGAAAATTGCCTTAAAATAGACTTGCGAGATTATGATGCCATAGTACCAGTATGGGATGATGGTAGAATAGAACCTTTACATGCCATATACAGTAAGAGGATTGTTGATAGAATCTATAAGCTACTTTCCAAAGATGAGAGGAGAGCCAGCGCTCTTGTGAAGATTATCAATTCTAGGCTGATACCCGTAGATGAATTGGACCCGTCACTTGAAAGCTTCAGGAATGTTAATAAACCTGAGGATCTTGGGATTTGA
- a CDS encoding 3-octaprenyl-4-hydroxybenzoate carboxy-lyase, which translates to MIIVAITGASGTIYGVRILEALSEKTETTLLVTRTASKILEYETSLKVDDIKGLADHYFNFQDLEAPISSGSFNFDGMVIAPCSMKTLAAIAQGYADNAITRAADVSLKEKRKIVLVPRETPLRSAHLENMLKVSREGGIILPAMPGFYHKPETIDDMINFIAGKVLDILGIRNSLFRRWTGHDTR; encoded by the coding sequence ATGATCATAGTAGCCATTACAGGTGCAAGTGGAACAATCTACGGAGTCAGGATACTGGAAGCACTCTCAGAGAAGACTGAAACAACACTCCTAGTTACTAGAACAGCATCCAAAATTCTGGAATATGAAACCAGCCTAAAAGTGGATGATATAAAAGGATTAGCAGACCACTACTTCAACTTCCAGGACTTGGAAGCTCCTATAAGTAGCGGATCTTTCAATTTTGATGGGATGGTCATAGCACCTTGTAGCATGAAAACCCTCGCGGCCATAGCACAAGGATACGCCGACAATGCCATTACAAGAGCTGCTGACGTTTCACTCAAAGAAAAGCGCAAAATAGTATTAGTACCGCGTGAAACACCATTAAGGAGCGCGCACCTTGAAAACATGTTAAAAGTGAGCAGAGAAGGGGGCATAATACTACCTGCAATGCCAGGATTCTACCATAAACCAGAAACCATAGATGATATGATCAATTTCATAGCAGGAAAAGTACTAGACATTCTAGGAATCAGAAACAGCCTATTTAGGCGGTGGACTGGCCATGATACCAGATGA